A window of Penaeus monodon isolate SGIC_2016 chromosome 40, NSTDA_Pmon_1, whole genome shotgun sequence contains these coding sequences:
- the LOC119597922 gene encoding dual specificity protein phosphatase CDC14B-like, which produces MSPFKNFSWLVEGKICGCDFPWSEIHLNFLRKEKIGVIVTLNEKERLPDTASNDFECHLIPIIGMEPPSLEEICKFISICDAAQEKKKAVCVHCRLGRGRTGVMLACYLVKKHLMYPLAAVHFIREIRPYSVETSEQEQAVCKYSDHLVNNDNSRATERISEYRFAESPPWNFSWIVKNELCGGAWPQYQMNVEFLRNQGIKVVVTACERCPLPTLSTEDIQINVIPIKPDKAPSLSNCRKFINICNQARSEQKSMYVYSRLGLGQTGTLLACYLVKYHQQPPAKAIAMVREMRPGSVKNVEQEMAVHTFWNFLNCV; this is translated from the exons ATGTCTCCTTTTAAGAACTTCTCATGGCTTGTGGAAGGGAAGATCTGCGGCTGTGATTTTCCCTGGAGTGAGATTCATCTTAATTTTCTAAG aaaggaaaaaataggtgTAATTGTAACTCTCAATGAAAAGGAACGGCTGCCTGACACAGCCAGCAATGATTTTGAGTGTCACTTGATTCCCATCATAGGAATGGAACCTCCATCCTTAGAGGAGATATGTAAATTCATTTCGATATGTGATGCAGctcaggagaagaagaag GCTGTATGTGTACACTGCAGGCTGGGTCGTGGACGCACTGGAGTTATGCTAGCCTGTTACCTGGTCAAAAAACATCTTATGTACCCCTTGGCTGCAGTACATTTCATACGAGAAATCCGTCCATACAGCGTAGAGACATCTGAGCAGGAACAAGCAGTATGCAAGTATAGTGATCATttagtgaataatgataacagcagagCCACCGAAAGAATTTCTGAATACAGATTTGCTGAATCACCCCCATGGAATTTTTCCTGGATAGTCAAAAATGAATTGTGCGGTGGCGCATGGCCGCAATATCAAATGAATGTAGAATTTCTCAG GAATCAAGGCATAAAGGTTGTTGTAACTGCCTGTGAACGATGTCCTTTGCCAACACTATCAACAGAGGACATACAAATTAATGTGATTCCTATTAAACCAGATAAGGCTCCTTCCCTCTCCAACTGCAGGAAATTCATAAATATCTGCAATCAGGCCAGGAGTGAACAAAAG TCGATGTATGTGTACTCTAGACTGGGTCTTGGACAAACTGGCACCCTTCTGGCCTGCTACCTGGTGAAATATCACCAGCAGCCTCCTGCCAAGGCAATCGCGATGGTTCGGGAAATGCGTCCAGGCAGTGTAAAGAACGTGGAGCAGGAAA